The nucleotide window AGGCAGGAGAAGTCCTTGTTGCAGGAGGACTGGTCGATGGCGCGCTTGCGCCCCAGCTCCGTCTCGACAGGCAGCACCGACAGGCAATTGGACTTCTCGTTGCAGTCGCCGCACCCCTCGCAGACGGCCTCGTTGATGAAGGCGCGCCGCGCCGGGTCGGGGTAGAGGCCCCGCTTGCGCCGGCGCCGCTTCTCCGCGGCGCAGGTCTGGTCGTAGACGAGGGCCGAGACGCCCTTCTGCTCCCGCAGCTCGCGCTGCACCGCCTCCAGGTCGTCCCGGTGGCGGACGGCGACGCCCGGGGCGAACCCCGGATCGCGGCCATACTTGGCGGGCTCGTCCGTCACGACCACGATCCGGCTCACCCGCTCCGCGGCCAGCTGCCGCGTGAGCTGCGGGACGGTCAGCTCGCCCGGGAACGGCTGCCCGCCTGTCGCGGCCGTCACGTGGTTGTAGAGGATCTTGTACGTCATGGTGACGCCGGCCGCCACTGCGGCGCGGATCGCCAGCACGCCCGAGTGGTAGTAGGTGCCGTCGCCCAGGTTGGCGAAGACATGCGGGGTGTCGGTGAAGGGGGCCTGGCCGATCCACGCCACCCCCTCGGCGCCCATATGGGTGAAGATCTTGGTGCCCGGGAAGATGTAGGTCGCCATGAAGTGGCAGCCCACGCCGGCCATGCCGTGGCTGCCCTCCGGCACCCGGGTGGAGGTGTTGTGGGGGCAGCCGGAGCAGAAGTACGGGACTCGCCCGGCATCCCCCAGGTACCCCTGGAGCTGCTGGGTCAGGGCGGGCCGGGCGACGGCCCGCTCCTTCTCCTCGAGGACGCCGAGGCGCTCCCGCAGCCGCTCGTCGCCGAAGAAGCGCCCAATGCGTCCGGCAATCACCCGCGCGATCACCTCGGGGGTGAGCTCGCCGGGCGCGGGCAGGAGCCATTCCTCCCGGCCGGGCGCCTCCCCGGCCGTGTCGTCGAACTTGCCGATGACCCGGGGCCGCCGCGGCTCGGGCCAGTTGTAGAGCTGGGCCTTCACCTGGGACTCGAGGAACGGGCGCTTCTCCTCCACGACCAGGATCTCCTCCAGCCCCTCGCCGAACCGGCGCACCCCCTCCGGCTCGAGCGGCCAGGTCATCCCGACCTTGTGGAGGCGGACGCCGATCTCCGCGGCGCGCCGCGCGTCGATGCCGAGGTGGTCCAGCGCCTGGCGCACATCAAGGTAGGACTTGCCAGCCGTGATGATGCCGAGCCGCGCCCTCGGGCTGTCGAACACCGTCTGGTCGAGCCGGTTTGCGCGGGCATAGGCCTGGGCCGCCCGGAGCCGGTACTCGTGGATCCGGCGCTCCATCTGGAGCGGCTGGTCCGGCAGCCTGATATTGAGCCCGTCCGGCGGGAGCACGAAGTCCTCCGGCAGGCGCACGGTGATCCGGTGCGGGTCCACGTGCACCGAGGCCGAGCTCTCGATGGTCTCGTCGATGGCCTTGAGCCCGATCCAGCACCCGGAGTAGCGGGACATGGCCCAGCCGTGGATGCCCAGGTCGAGGTAGTCCTGCACCCCCGCGGGGCTCAGCACCGGGATCATGGCCGCGGTCAGCATGGGCTCGCTCTGGGTCGCGACGGTGGAGGAGCGCGCCATGTGGTCGTCCCCGGCCACCAGCAGCACGCCGCCGTGGCGGGCGCTCCCGGCGGAGTTGCCGTGGTTGAAGACGTCCCCGCAGCGGCCGACGCCCGCCCACTTGCCGTACCAGAGCGCGAAGACACCGTCGTAGCGGGCGCCCTCGAACAGCGTGACCTGCTGGCTTCCCCACACCGACGTGAGCCCCAGCTCCTCGTTGAGCCCCGGCTGGAAGCGGATGTGGTGCTTGACGAGGAAGGGCTCCGCCCTCCATAGGTTCTGGTCCACGCCGTTCAGCGGCGAGCCCTGGAAGCCGGAGATGAAGCCGGCGGTGTTGAGCCCCGCAGCCACGTCCCGCTGCCGCTGCATGATGGGGAGCCGGACGAGGGCCTGGATGCCGGTGAGGAAGACCCGGCCGGACTCGAGGGTGTACTTGTCGTCCAGGGTCACTGTGGCCAGCGCCATGACGCTGCCCTCCTTCATCCGGGCCGCGGTGCCGCGCGCAGAGCTGGCGGCAGGGCGGCCGTGGGACTCAGCCGCGAGGCCTCAGATGGCCACCCGGACGATGTTGCTGGGCGGCGGTCCGCCGCGTGAGGTCGCCGCCGCAGGTCTGAGCGTGGAACTTGAAGCGCCAGGAGCGCCGGTTCCTGGCCCCGCGCGGCGCCCGCGGACCAACTCCCGATCACGCCGGGCGCTCGGGCGGCCCACTCGAGGGAGCGGCGCAGTCGGCTGTCCGATCGCTGGGCTCTGATCGCGGCACGCATGTACAAAAACAATCGCTCGTTTGGCTTATAGTCCTCCGAGCCCAGCCCTGTCAAGCCGGAAAAGCCCGGGCCTGCCGTGCCGACTCAGGACGCTCCTCCAGCCCGCCCGGCGGCCTCAGCGGAGCGACCGTCGGGTCACGCCTCCCGGGGCTCGATCACCAGGGTCTGCAGCGCCCGCCCGATGGGACCGCGGAGATCCCACAGGCGGGTCTCGGTGAGGCCGATGCCGGCCGGATCGTGCGCCGTGACCGCATCCAGGCACACCCACTCGCCCTCGAGCGGGCGGAAGCAGGCCACGGTCAGGTCGGCATTGATGAAGGTGAAGCGCCGCGGGTCCAGGGGCACGGCCACGCCGTTGCCGGAATCGGCGGCGATCATCACGCGCTGCAGCGGCGAGGGCGTCTCGCCGGACACCAGCGCCACGCGGCTGCGGATCCACGCGGCGATGCCGCCCTCCTGGGTGGCGCCGGCCACGCGCCGCGCCTCCACCGCCGTGGCGTACCCCGCGGGGGAGCCGAGCACCACCGGGAAGAGATGGGGCTCCCCCCGGTCGGGGGGATCGGGACAGGTCTTGGGAGCCGGAGACGGCGGGATGTCGCCGCTGGCCGTGCGGATGGCCAGTCCGGTGGCGCGAGCGATCGCCCGGTTCTCGGTGGTCAGCGTCGCGTCGATCCTCCGCACCTTCCGACCGGCCCGCAGCACGCTGGTCTGGATCTCGAACGCGGCGATGGGGATGGGCGCGAGCAGCTCCACGGTGAGCCGCGTGACGGCCAGCGCCGGCTCTCCGGCCACGGCCCGCTCGATGGCGCGCGCGAGCAGCGCCGATGGGGGGCCGGCATGCTGCAGATCGGGGCTCCACGGCCCCCGCGTGTGGGGCGTGGCGATGAACCGCTGTCCGTCTGACACGTAAAAGGCCTCGTCGAGGCCACTCAGCGCTCCTCGATGCTCCACCTGGCTCTCCTCTGCGTCCGGGCTGGATTCGCTTCCGCGCCACCGGCCGGGTGCTGATGCCCCCTAGCGCGGAACCCGTCAAGCCGGCAGTCGTTCCTCCGCGCGGGGCGTGCTGCAACGGGAATGCTACACCCGGGGCGCTCCGCGGGGGCGCGGGGCCGTCATCATCTCCCCGCCGCGATGGGGTTTCGCAGCACTCCGATCCCCGGGATCTCGACCTCCACCACTTCTCCCGCTCGGAGCGGCCGGGTGCTCCCGGGCGCGCCGGTGGTGATGAGGTCGCCCGGGTGAAGCGTGCAGTACTGGCTGATGTTGCTGACGATGGCATAGCAGTCGTGGATCATGTCCCGGGTGCTGCCCCGGTCCTCCTCCCGCCCGTCCACTCGGGTGATGATGTCCAGGTCGTGGGGGTCGATCGTCGTCTCGATCCACGGCCCGACGGGTCCGAAGGTGTCGCTGCACTTCATCCGCCACATGAAGGCGTCCCGGTAGTCGGCGCCGCTGATGTCGTTGGAGACGCTGTAGCCGAAGATGTAGTGGGGCGCCTCCTCCCGGCTGACGCGGTACGCGGGTCTCCCGATGACGACGCACAGCTCGCCCTCGTATTCGAGCACCTTCAGGTCCGGCGGCATCATCACCGTGTCCCCCGAGGCGATGAGGGAGCCGACACCCTTGTGCCAGGGGGTGAAGCGCCTGGCCCGCTCCTCGATCTCGCGCCCCATCTGCTCGATGCGGAACTCGACGTGGCGCGGGTAGTTCTCGCCGACGCCCCAGAAGTTCACCGGGCGCGAGGGAGGCAGCAGCTTGACCCGGTCCAGAGGGTAGACGGCCCCGCTGAGCCGGTAGTCCCCGCTGAACAGGTCGCCCTGGATGGCCCGGAGCCGGTCCGCCTCGACCTGACCGTAGTAGTCGTAGCCGTCCACGCGGAAGCGGGCGAATTTCATGGCGGGCGCTCCTCCTGTCGGGATCGTCGGAGTGCCGGCGGGGGCGCCGGGCCACTCGGAGCCTGCCCGCCGTCGCGCGGAGCCCCGGCGATCAGGGAATCACCTATTATCACGCGCTCGGCTCCCCCGCGCCGCGGCGGCGGTCGAGCTGGCGGGCACGGTCTTCCGCGGGACGCCTCACCGGATACCGGCGGCGCGCAGGCGCGGGAAGACGACGTCACGGAACACCCGCACCTCCTGCTCGGGGCCGACGAAGGTCTGCACCGGCATGAGGTAGAGCTGACGCACGCCGAGCCGGGCCATCTCGACGATCCGATCGGCGCAGTGCTCGGGCCCGCCGATGAGTCCCATCGCATCGCAGAGCTCCGCGATCACCTCGTCCGGCACGAAGGCCGTGGCCGCGATGGCCTCGTCCCAGTCGTGGGCATGCGAGAGATCGGGGTAGATCCGCCGCACCGCGTCCGGGATCTCGAGCGCCGGGAGGCGGAGTCCCGCGGGCTCGAGCCAGTGGCCGCCCCAGCGCAGCACGCCCCAGTGCACGGCGACGGGCCGCGCCTGCCGGCGCGCCTCCTCCAGGGTGGCCGCCGTGCCGGTCCGCACCGCCCAGATGACCTCGAGGTCCTCGAGCCGGCGTCCCGCGCGCCGCGCGCCGCGCTCGAGGTGCTCGAGGGCCCGCTCCACGATGCCGCGGTTGAACCCCACCAGCAGCAGCACGCCGTCGGCGATCTCGCCGGCGACCTCGATGGCCTTCGGACCCGACGCCGCCATCAGCACGGGAATCGGCCGCCCCTGGGCATAGGCGAGCCGCCCCCGCGTGCTCCCGAAGTCAACCGGATCTCCAGCGAGCAGCGCCTTCACCGTCGCAAGGCAGGCACGCATCTCGGCGAGCGTGGCTGGCGGGCGCCCGATGGTGCTCGCCGACGAGTAGCCGGTGCCGATGATGAATTTCACCCGGCCCGGCGCCAGCTCCTCGACCGTCTGGATCGCGCCGGCGAGCACCGAGGCGTGGCGCGTGACCGGGTTCGTCACGGCGGGGAACAGGACCAGCCGGGAGGTGTGGGCGGCGGCCTGGCCGAGGATGACGAAGGCGTCGCGGCCCAGCATCTGGCTGTCGAGGATGCCGGCACCGTCGAATCCCGCCGCCTCGATGCTCTGGACGAGCCGCATGAGGTCTGCCATGGGCGCCGTGCCGGGCACCCGGAGATGAACCGCGACGGGCGCCCCACGTGAGGGCGTCAACACGTACGGCTCGCCGTCGCGCGCTGTCGCACGGCGACTGCGCGCCGGACCGGCCCCGGGCGCCCTCCCGCGGGCAGCCGCTCAGCCAACGACGACGTGCTCCCGGGTGATGATGACAGGCGCCTCCCCGGGCGCCAGGAAGTTCGCCTCGTCGGCGCGCGTCGCCGCGTACGCGGCCGTCGCCGCGGAGGCGCGCATGGCCTGCGTGTCGTCGAACCACGTGAGCGCGACGCCGTCGTAGCGCGGGGTCCGGCCGCTCGCGTAGGCGCCCGGCCGCACGTGGCTCTGCACGTACCGGCGGATCTGCGGGATCCCCGCCGCGATCGGCCCATGCACCTCCCGCCAGTGGCGCTGGAACGCCTCGACCGTGAGGTCCGGCCGACGGGTGAGGAACTCGACCCACTTGGCGGCGCCCGCTGGCACCGGTGCCTCCTTGATGACGTGCTCGTCCGTGAGCAACGTCGTCATGGTCGCCTTGTCGATGAACCGCGGCTCGTCGGCGTCCACCCCCGCCTGGGCGGGGGTGCCGCGGAGCGCCCGCAGCGCGTCCATCGAGTCGAACCAGAGCTCGGCGATGCCGTCCCACGCCGGCTCGCCCTTGCGGTAGCCCGAGGGGAGCGTCGGGGACTGGACGTAGCGCCGGAGGCCCGGCAGCCGGCGCACGACGTCAGCGTGCGCCGTGCGCCAGTGGTCCTGGAAGGCGTCGACCGTCATCCCCGGCTTCCGCTTGACAATCGCGATCACCTTGACCATGTCTCTCCCTCCTCCTGGCGCCGTGCCCGCGCCGGCCCCCCCTGCCCCGGCCGCAGACTCCACGTCAGGGCGCCGTCGTGTGACGTCAGGCGGGCCGGATCCCGGTGACGCGGATCAGGACCGACGGAATGAACTCCTGCGCGGTGACGCCCGTGAAGCCGGCGGCCTCCAGGTAGCCCACGCACTCGGTGACGGAATGGGCGAGGCCGGTGCTACCGTAGACGGTCTCGGCCAGCCCCCACAGCGCCGGGTCCGCGGGGCCGGTACGCTCGCTGTTGAGCATCTCGCCGATCAGATGCATCTCGCCGCCCGGCTCGAGGGCCTCCCACGCCTTGCCGACCACGCGCTGGATGATCTCGCGGCTGTACTGCGGCAGATTGCTCGCCATGATGACGACATCAGCGCCCGCCGGCAGCGGGTCCGCGGTGAAATCTCCGCTGACGGTGGTGATGCGGCCGGCAAGCCCGTGGGAGGCGATGAACTCGCGCGCCACCTCCGTCACCGGCGGCAGGTCGAAGACCACCGCGTGGAGCTGCGCATGCGCCTGGCAGGCGGCGATGCAGTAGCACCCGGAGCCGCCCCCCAGGTCCAGGATGCGCCGCCGCCGCGCGAGGTCCACCTGTCGGACGAAGCGGCGGCCCGAGCCCAGGCCGATGCTGTAGGTCGCCTCGTGGTACTTCCGCGCCTCCTCCACCGTGAAGCCCTGGGCGTACTTGCCCAGGACCACGGGCGGGCCCGTGTCCCTGAGGCGCTCGGCCAGACGCCCCCAGTCCTCCCACTCGGGCTTGGTGAAGAGGATCCACGGCCCGGCATAGCCGGGCTCCCCCTCGACGAGGTAGCGCTCGACGTCGGGCGCGTTGCGGAACCGCGCCCCGTCGCGCACCAGGAGGCCCAGCGCCACGCAGGCCGTCACCAGCCGCTCGGCATTGGTCGGGGTGAAACCCAGTTCCTCGGCGAGCCGCGCCAGCGTGTCGGCCCCGTGCGCCACGCGGGTGAAGAGGCCCAGCTCGACGCCGGCCATCAGCGTGGCCGCCTCGCGGTAGGAGCGGGAGAGCCGCTGGAGCCTCACGGTGTCGAGCCTCGGGTCGGCCATGGTCACTCCTCGATCTTGAAGTAGTCGGGCTTCCCCAGCGGCCAGAAGTCGCCCCAGACCTGCCAGCCGCCGTCCACCGTGAGCACCTCGCCGGTGATGAACTTGCCCGAGGGCGCGGCGAGGTAGACGCAGGCCTGCGCCACGTCGTGGACATCGCCCAGCCGACGCATCGGGTTGTGGACGAAGGAAGGCCGCGCCGTGCGCGGGTACCGCTCGAGCCCCGGGCTGGCCAGCGTGCCCAGCGCCACGCAGTTGATGCGAATGCCGTGCGGCGCCCACTCGAGACAGAGGCTGCGGGAGAACGCCACCTGTCCGGCCCGGGCAGCCGCCGTGTGCGGGATGCCGACGCCCACCTGCTGCGGGGGCACCACCATGCTGACGACCGACCCGGACTCCTTGCGCTCGATCCAGCGGCGCCCGGCCTCCTGCGTCATGTACCAGGTGCCCGTGAGGTTGGTGTCGATGACGGCATTCCACCCCTTCGGCGTGATCGATAGCGCCGGGGCCGCGAACTGGCCGCCCGCGTTGTTGATCAGCACGTCGAGCCGCCCGTGGCGCTCCCAGACGGCGTCCATCAGCCCCGCGACCTGCGCCGGATCCCGGATCGTCATCGCGCGAGTCATGCACGGGATGCCGAGCCGCCCCAGCCAGGCCTCGAGGCCGGCGAGCTTGGCGGCATCCCGCCCGCACGCCACGATCGAGGCGCCCAGCCGGCCGAAGAGGCAGCAGAGGGCGCGGCCGATCCCGCCCGCCCCACCGCTGACCAGCACCACCTGGCCCGCGAAGAGCCCGTCGCGGAAGACGGTGGGGATTCTCTCCAGCTCCTCGTCGGTGAGGCCGCCATACGGATCGCGCTCGCTCACCTCGCCCTCGCTCACCTGCCCGTCAGCGGGGCAGCCGCGCCAGCACGGCCCGGGCCTCGTCCACCATCGCCTCCATCACCTCTTGCGCCGGCCGCACCCCGTGAATCAAGCCCGCCGACTGGCCGCACGCCGCGCTGCCGTTCTCGATGTCGCCCTGCTCGCGGGCCTGGATGGAGGCCGGGAATCCCACGCGCGAGAGCTGCACCGGGAAGGGCTGGATCTCACCCGCGCGCTTCTCCCACTCGCGGGTGAAGTTGTTGCGGATGAGCCGGCAGGGCTTGCCGCTGGAGGCACGCGTCACCACGGTCCCCTCCTCGTCGATGGCGACGATCTTCTGCTTGTAGTTGTCGTGGGCATGGGCCTCGGCGGTGGCGATGAAGCGCGTCCCCAGCCATACGCCGACGGCGCCCAGCGCCAGCGCCGCCACCAGCCCGCGCCCGTCCGCGATGCCCCCCGCGGCGACCACGGGCACCGGCCGCACCGCGTCCACGATGGCCGGGATCAGCACGAGCCCGGCGATCCGCCCCGTGTGCCCGCCCGCCTCATGCCCCTGGGCGATCACCACGTCCACGCCGCTGGCAGCGTGATCCCGGGCCTGCTTGACGTTGCCGCAGAGGGCCATCACCCTCATCCCGAGCCGGTGGGCCTCGGCCGTGACGGGCCCCGGGTTTCCGAGCCCGGCGATGAGGACTGGCACCCGCTCCTCGAGGGCCACGTCGATGGAGCCGCGCACGGCATCCGTGAAGCGGTCCACTTCCTCCCCGGCGGCGCGGATGGTGGCGAAGAGCACGTCGACGCCGAAGGGCTTGTCGGTGGCATCCCGCACCCGGCGGATCTCCTCGCGCAGTCCCTCGGGGGTGTTGTGCGCGGCCGCCAGCACGCCCAGGCCCCCTGCCTCGGACACGGCCGCCGCGAGCCCAGAGCGCGCCACGAAGCCCATGCCCGCCTGGCAGATCGGGTAGCGGATGCCGAGGAGGTCGCAGAGCGGGGTATGGAGCGCGCTCCGGGTCCCGGTCGTCATGGCGTGTGCCTCCCGGCCGCGGGGCTCAGCGGCCCCGGGGCTTCCGGAAGATGGCGAGGGCGGAGACGACGTGGCTGGAGATCAGGGTGATGGGGCGCATGGCCTCCCAACCCTACCATCAGGCCCGGTCCCCGTGCCAGACTCCGCGCGGATCGGGCGGGTCGGCGGGGCTCGACGGCAGGTGTACGATGAGGGCTCCATGAAGGCGCCCGGGGACATCCTGCTGATCGCCTGCTACGAGCTGGGGCATCAGCCGTTGAGCGTCGCCTGGCCGGCGGCCGTGCTCGCGGAACGCGGCTACGCGCCGGCCGTGCTGGATGTGTCGGTGGAGCCCTTCGATCCCGAGAAGGCCGCCCGGGCCCGGCTCGTGGCCATCTCGGTCCCGATGCACACGGCGCTCCGGGTGGGTGTGACCGCCGCCGGGCGCGTGCGCGCCGTGAACCCCGGCTGCCACATCTGCTTCTTCGGGCTCTACGCGCACCTCAACGCCGGACATCTCCTCGCCCACGGCGTGGACAGCGTCATCGGCGGCGAGCCCGAGCCGCCTCTGGCCGATCTGGCCGACGCCCTCGCCAGAGGCCAGGAGCCCCGCGTGCCCGGCGTGGCCACGGCCCGGGCGCCCGCGCCGCCCCACCTCGCACGCCACCCCCTGCCGCGGCCGAGCCGCGCGTCGCTGCCGGGGCTCAAGAAGTACGCGCGGCTCGAGCGCGCCGGGCGACGGGAGGTGGCCGGCTACGTCGAGGCGAGCCGCGGCTGCCTCCACCTCTGCCGCCACTGTCCCATCCCGCCTGTCTACGGTGGCCGCTTCTTCGCGGTCCCCCGGGACACGGTCCAGGCGGACATCCGCCAGCAGGTCGCCGCCGGCGCCACCCACATCACCTTCGGCGATCCGGACTTCCTCAACGGGCCCGGCCAGGCCCTCGCGGTAGCCCGGGGGCTGCACGCCGAGTTCCCCGGGATCACCTTCGACTTCACCGCCAAGGTCGAGCACCTGCTGAGGCACCGCCGGCTCCTCCCCGAGCTCGCCAGGCTGGGCGCCATCTTCGTCGTCTCTGCCGTCGAGTCGCTCAGCGATACGGTGCTCGGCCACCTGGCCAAGGGGCATACGCGCGCCGACGTGGGGGAGGCGCTCGCAGCGGTGCGCGAGGCCGGCATCGCCTTCCATCCCACCTGGGTCGCCTTCACGCCGTGGACGGCGCTCGAGGACTACCGGGACATGCTGGACTTCGTCGAGCGCGAGGCACTCGTGGATCACGTGGACCCGGTGCAGTACTCGCTGCGGCTCCTGGTGCCGCCTGGCTCGCTGCTCCTCGAGAGCCCGGCGCTACAGCCCTTCCTGGAGGGGCTCGTCCAAGAGGAGTTCTCCTACCGGTGGGCGCACCCGGATCCCCGCATGGAGGCGCTCCACACGGCCGTGGCCGCCGTGGCGGCCCAGGCCGCCGAGCAGGGTGAGGATCCCGCCATCACCTTCGATCGGGTGCGCGCGCACTGGGCCGCGGCGGCCGGCCTCACTCCGGGCCCCGCCGTGGCCCCCGGCCTCCCCCGCGACCGGGCCCGCCCGCCGCGCATGACCGAGCCGTGGTTCTGCTGAGCCGAGCCCACCCGGGGCCAGTTGGCCCTGACTGGATATTCGGGTACAGTGGTGGTCTAGTAGGAGGTCACAAGGAGGCCCTCATGAGCGACGATCTCAAGGCCAGGGTGCAGGAGCTGATCGAGTCGACCATCAACCCGGCCGTGGCTGGTCACGGCGGTTTTGTCGAGTTGATCGACGTCCAGGAGAACAAGGTCTATCTCCAGCTGGGCGGGGGCTGTCAGGGCTGTGGTGCGGCGGACATCACCCTGAAGGCGGGGATCGAGCGACTGATCAAGGAGGAGCTTCCGGAGGTCGAGGAAGTCCTCGATACCACCGACCACTCCTCCGGAAGCAACCCCTACTACACGCCCGGCAAGTAGCCCCTACCGCTCGCCCTTCCTCGCTTCCCCCTCCCCCGACGGGCGAGCGGGAGCGGCGAGGAGGAGGCGCGTCAGGCTGTCAGCCCCGGCCGGAGCCGGAGGTCCTGCCCGGCCCGGTCGTCCGTCACCAGGTCGGCGGGAGCGGCGCCTGTCAGACCTCCAGCCACTCCCGGCGCACGGCCGCGTTGCCCTTGAGGTCCTCGGGCGTGCCCTCGAACACGATCCGGCCATGCCCCATCACGTAGAGCCTCCTGCTGATCCGCAGCGCGATGGTGAGCTTCTGCTCGACGAGCAGGATGGAGATGCCGCGGCGTGCGATCTGCTCGAGAAGTCCTGCGACCAGCTCCACCAGCTTCGGCGCCAGCCCCTCGGTGGGCTCGTCCACCATGATGAGGTCCGGATCGCCCATGAGCGTGCAGTTCGGCACGGCCTTCGGCACCTGCCCGATCCGCGGGGGGAGCGTGAGCTACGGCGTGCGCGGCAAGCGCTGCACCAAGCCCGCCGAGACCCAGGTCCCGCCGATCATCGCCTGGAAGCAGGCCCTCACGCCGTAGCGGAGGCGAATCGCCTGCCGCCAGCGGCGGGGGCTGTCCCCGCGCTGGCGCCCGGGGCCCGGGCGTCAGGGGGCCTTGGTGCCGGCCTTCCCGCTGGCCGCCGCCGGGAGGGCCCGGCGCGCCTGCCCCGTCTGCACCGCCGCGCGCGCCACGGCGCCGGCCACCGCCTCGCCCACCCGCTTGTCGAACACCGACGGGATGATGTACTCCTCGCTCAGATCGCTCGCCGAGACGATCGAGGCGATGGCCCGCGCGGCGGCGATCTTCATCTCGTCGTTGACCTGGCGGGCCCGCACGTCGAGGAGACCGCGGAAGAAGCCCGGGAAGCACAGCACGTTGTTGATCTGGTTCGGGTAGTCCGAGCGGCCCGTGGCCATGACGCGGACGATGCCGTGCACCGTCTCGGGCATGACCTCCGGCGTGGGGTTCGCCATGGCGAAGACGACGGGGTGCTTCGCCATCCGCTGGATGTCCTTGGCCGTCGCCACGCCCGGGCCGGACAGCCCGATGAACACGTCCGCCCCCTTGAGGGCCTCGGCGAGCGTCCCGCGCACGCCCTTCTCGTTGGTGTTCTCGGCGAACCAGGCCTTGACGGGGTTCATGTTCTCGGTGCGGCCGCGGTACAGCGTGCCCTTGGTGTCGCAGCCGATGACGTGGTTGCACCCCATGGCCATGAGCAGCTTGGCCGTGGCGATGCCCCCGGCGCCGGCCCCGGAGAAGACGATCTTGACGTCGCTCATCTTCTTCTTGACCACCTGCAGCGCGTTGAGCAGCGCCGCCAGCACCACGACGGCCGTGCCGTGCTGGTCGTCGTGGAAGACGGGCACGTCCAGCTCCTTGCGCAGCCGCTCCTCGATCTCGAAGCAGCGGGGGGCGGAGATGTCCTCGAGGTTGATGCCCCCGAAGATCGGCGACACGGCGCGCACGATCCCCACGATCTCGTCCACGTCCTTGGTGGCCAGGCAGAGCGGGAAGGCGTCCACGCCGGCGAACTCCTTGAAGAGGAGCGCCTTGCCCTCCATGACGGGGATGGCGGCCTTGGGCCCGATGTCGCCCAGCCCCAGCACCGCCGTGCCGTCGGTGACCACGGCAACACAGTTCTGCTTGATGGTGAGCGTGTAGACCTTCTGCGGGTCGTCGTGGATCGCCATGCAGACCCGCGCCACGCCGGGCGTGTAGGCCATGGAGAGGTCGTCGCGCCCCTTCACCGCCACCTTGCCTCGGACCTCGATCTTGCCGCCCAGGTGCATGAGGAAGGTCCGGTCGGAGACATGGACCACCTTCACTCCGGCCACGTGGCGGAGGGCGTCCACCACCTGCTGCCCGTGCTTGCTGTCGCGGGCATTGAAGGTGATGTCGCGGACGACCACCTTGGGCCCCATCTGGACGATGTCGATGGCCCCGATGTCGGCCCCCGCACCCCCGATGGCGGAGGTGACCTTGCCGAGCATCCCTGTCCGGTTCCGGATCTCGAGACGGACCGTCATACTGTAGCTGGCGCTGGGAGCGGTGTGCATGGGCTCGATCCTCCTTGATGGCGTCTGCCGTAGGGCTCAGGTCGCGGCGATGGTCTCCGGTCGGGTCGCGCAGGGGCTGGAAGAGGTGCTTTCTGGCTCTCTCAGCACCATCCGCCATGCGGGCAGCTTGAGTCCATGAGTCGTTTGTCTCATTTTCCGCTGCGGCTACCGCGTCCGGCCCAGGACGAGCTGGCCCTCCGTCTCCCCCTTCTTCAGCGCGTGCTGGTT belongs to Candidatus Rokuibacteriota bacterium and includes:
- a CDS encoding SDR family oxidoreductase translates to MSERDPYGGLTDEELERIPTVFRDGLFAGQVVLVSGGAGGIGRALCCLFGRLGASIVACGRDAAKLAGLEAWLGRLGIPCMTRAMTIRDPAQVAGLMDAVWERHGRLDVLINNAGGQFAAPALSITPKGWNAVIDTNLTGTWYMTQEAGRRWIERKESGSVVSMVVPPQQVGVGIPHTAAARAGQVAFSRSLCLEWAPHGIRINCVALGTLASPGLERYPRTARPSFVHNPMRRLGDVHDVAQACVYLAAPSGKFITGEVLTVDGGWQVWGDFWPLGKPDYFKIEE
- a CDS encoding nitronate monooxygenase; its protein translation is MTTGTRSALHTPLCDLLGIRYPICQAGMGFVARSGLAAAVSEAGGLGVLAAAHNTPEGLREEIRRVRDATDKPFGVDVLFATIRAAGEEVDRFTDAVRGSIDVALEERVPVLIAGLGNPGPVTAEAHRLGMRVMALCGNVKQARDHAASGVDVVIAQGHEAGGHTGRIAGLVLIPAIVDAVRPVPVVAAGGIADGRGLVAALALGAVGVWLGTRFIATAEAHAHDNYKQKIVAIDEEGTVVTRASSGKPCRLIRNNFTREWEKRAGEIQPFPVQLSRVGFPASIQAREQGDIENGSAACGQSAGLIHGVRPAQEVMEAMVDEARAVLARLPR
- a CDS encoding radical SAM protein, producing MKAPGDILLIACYELGHQPLSVAWPAAVLAERGYAPAVLDVSVEPFDPEKAARARLVAISVPMHTALRVGVTAAGRVRAVNPGCHICFFGLYAHLNAGHLLAHGVDSVIGGEPEPPLADLADALARGQEPRVPGVATARAPAPPHLARHPLPRPSRASLPGLKKYARLERAGRREVAGYVEASRGCLHLCRHCPIPPVYGGRFFAVPRDTVQADIRQQVAAGATHITFGDPDFLNGPGQALAVARGLHAEFPGITFDFTAKVEHLLRHRRLLPELARLGAIFVVSAVESLSDTVLGHLAKGHTRADVGEALAAVREAGIAFHPTWVAFTPWTALEDYRDMLDFVEREALVDHVDPVQYSLRLLVPPGSLLLESPALQPFLEGLVQEEFSYRWAHPDPRMEALHTAVAAVAAQAAEQGEDPAITFDRVRAHWAAAAGLTPGPAVAPGLPRDRARPPRMTEPWFC
- a CDS encoding NifU family protein, with the protein product MSDDLKARVQELIESTINPAVAGHGGFVELIDVQENKVYLQLGGGCQGCGAADITLKAGIERLIKEELPEVEEVLDTTDHSSGSNPYYTPGK
- a CDS encoding NAD-dependent malic enzyme; the encoded protein is MHTAPSASYSMTVRLEIRNRTGMLGKVTSAIGGAGADIGAIDIVQMGPKVVVRDITFNARDSKHGQQVVDALRHVAGVKVVHVSDRTFLMHLGGKIEVRGKVAVKGRDDLSMAYTPGVARVCMAIHDDPQKVYTLTIKQNCVAVVTDGTAVLGLGDIGPKAAIPVMEGKALLFKEFAGVDAFPLCLATKDVDEIVGIVRAVSPIFGGINLEDISAPRCFEIEERLRKELDVPVFHDDQHGTAVVVLAALLNALQVVKKKMSDVKIVFSGAGAGGIATAKLLMAMGCNHVIGCDTKGTLYRGRTENMNPVKAWFAENTNEKGVRGTLAEALKGADVFIGLSGPGVATAKDIQRMAKHPVVFAMANPTPEVMPETVHGIVRVMATGRSDYPNQINNVLCFPGFFRGLLDVRARQVNDEMKIAAARAIASIVSASDLSEEYIIPSVFDKRVGEAVAGAVARAAVQTGQARRALPAAASGKAGTKAP